aaaaaattggatctcagtgagatttgaacTGACACCCTTCCATTCAACAGcacaaaatcttttttatttcaaatttttccccagTAAGAGTAGAAGTGACTATGACCATGATGACAGATTTGTAGTCCGTTAAAAAACTCAGtcagagcttatgttgtattgttatatgtcttgccgacttaaaataaaacttatcttatcttaaagCTTTAGGCTACAATTACATGCTTATATATTAAACACATACACTTTCTAGTAGACATTCAGTCCCAGCAAACATAAATCCAATAGTGCCAAAGTTTTTCCCATACGATGCACATCTGACTTTCATCTCTTTGAGTACTGCACGTGTTGATGGTGTTTGGTCTGGTGTGGTTGTTGTGTAAGTAGATATTGGATCCATACCCACCGTAAACAAACCGATAGCTCCACCAAGTGCAAACCCTGTCAAAAGAACACAAGGgcacataatttgaccaaaatgcatgtcagagttatgggacttgatgcaa
The genomic region above belongs to Mercenaria mercenaria strain notata chromosome 12, MADL_Memer_1, whole genome shotgun sequence and contains:
- the LOC123533650 gene encoding mitochondrial import inner membrane translocase subunit Tim22-like; translated protein: MCPCVLLTGFALGGAIGLFTVGMDPISTYTTTTPDQTPSTRAVLKEMKVRCASYGKNFGTIGFMFAGTECLLESYRGKSPLSNGTISGAIVGGVLGLRAGLKAAAFGAAGFAAFSTVVDYYLRH